The following proteins come from a genomic window of Nostoc sp. ATCC 53789:
- a CDS encoding AAA family ATPase has protein sequence MLTEVMEHFRLIREFPKAGYYETDHQKQMFKDIKSAIHSGKLVAITGIIGCGKTTTLRRLFDVLEKEGKILVSKSLSVDKDRATLPTLIAALFYDLSTDKEIKIPKDGEKRERELRDLIRKGKKPVALFVDEAHDLHYSTLTGLKRLIEVVEDGGGTLSVVLAGHPKLKNDLRRPTMEEIGYRATVFSLEGIVGSQREYIEWLVSKCKEEDTQISDILSAEAIELLAIRLRTPLQIEQHLTLAFEAAYLFGEKPVTTAIIESVLSKQIDDGSYAVLSDPVKNKRSLNHFPSSINKFILIKTY, from the coding sequence ATGCTCACTGAAGTCATGGAACACTTTCGTTTGATTAGGGAGTTTCCCAAGGCTGGGTACTACGAGACAGACCACCAAAAACAAATGTTTAAGGATATTAAATCCGCCATCCATTCCGGGAAGTTAGTTGCCATAACTGGAATTATCGGGTGTGGGAAGACGACTACTTTACGACGTTTGTTTGATGTTTTGGAGAAAGAAGGTAAGATTCTAGTCTCAAAGTCCCTTTCTGTGGATAAAGACCGAGCGACGCTACCAACACTAATTGCTGCCTTATTCTACGATTTATCCACAGATAAAGAAATCAAAATCCCAAAAGATGGCGAAAAACGGGAACGGGAACTGCGCGACTTGATTAGAAAAGGTAAAAAGCCCGTGGCGCTGTTTGTAGATGAGGCTCACGACTTACATTACAGTACTTTGACGGGACTCAAACGTTTAATCGAAGTAGTTGAAGATGGTGGTGGCACACTTTCAGTGGTATTAGCTGGTCATCCCAAACTGAAAAATGATTTACGCCGTCCAACTATGGAAGAAATTGGATATCGAGCAACGGTCTTCTCTTTGGAGGGTATTGTTGGTAGCCAGCGAGAATATATTGAATGGTTAGTATCTAAATGCAAAGAAGAAGATACTCAAATAAGTGATATCTTGTCGGCGGAAGCCATTGAGCTACTTGCCATACGCTTGAGAACACCACTACAAATCGAGCAACATTTGACACTAGCTTTCGAGGCTGCATACCTCTTTGGAGAAAAACCTGTTACCACGGCGATTATTGAGTCCGTTTTATCTAAGCAAATTGACGACGGGAGCTATGCGGTTTTGTCAGATCCAGTAAAGAACAAGCGATCGCTAAATCATTTTCCCAGTAGTATAAATAAATTTATACTTATCAAGACATATTAA